The following coding sequences lie in one Zingiber officinale cultivar Zhangliang chromosome 2B, Zo_v1.1, whole genome shotgun sequence genomic window:
- the LOC122048296 gene encoding uncharacterized protein LOC122048296, producing the protein MEYSSSKASATRTALLFFLFISCMPSLHSRKLLTEPPVKNSTGAVLEAAALVLAMLPRASVPPSAPGEGGNGILTLSNLSKLEFVALDISGKNYLSWILDAEIHLDAMDLGDSIKDGNKESLQNRAKAMIFIRHHLHEALKIEYLTIKDPLELWNNLKERYSHYKTVILPNARYEWIHLRLQDFKSVSEYNSAMFRISSKLKLCGEKITDEDMLEKTYSTFHASNMLLQQQYREKGFKKYSELITRLLVAEQNNELLMKNHEIRPTGASPISEVNEITSKNDKRQHRQKFHHGRGRGRGHGRRYRNDRSQDNHDGYNKRNTTTHQKWVNNNVHQKWTNDNGKRVQSGQDNDEKKSENSCYGYGMKGHWSRTCRTPKYFIDLYQTSLKGKAKDIETNVVFQDNNTIVGLSMTTHLDVSDFFADPDGGIDNLTGNEDIYGNV; encoded by the exons ATGGAGTACTCCTCCAGCAAAGCGTCCGCCACTCGTACcgccctcctcttcttcctcttcatctctTGCATGCCATCTTTGCATTCGAGAAAACTCCTCACTGAGCCGCCGGTGAAGAACAGTACCGGAGCAGTACTGGAGGCCGCGGCTTTGGTCCTGGCCATGCTCCCCAGGGCCAGCGTTCCTCCATCTGCCCCTGGAGAAGGGGGCAACGGA ATTCTTACTTTGTCAAATCTTTCAAAGTTAGAGTTTGTGGCTCTTGACATTTCGGGAAAAAATTATCTATCGTGGATTTTGGATGCGGAGATTCATTTGGATGCTATGGATCTTGGAGACTCCATAAAAGATGGAAATAAGGAATCTTTACAAAATCGTGCAAAAGCAATGATATTCATTCGTCACCATCTTCATGAAGCattgaaaattgaatatttgacaATTAAAGATCCACTTGAGCTATGGAATAATTTGAAGGAAAGGTATAGCCATTATAAAACCGTGATTCTTCCAAATGCTCGTTATGAATGGATTCATTTACGTTTACAAGATTTTAAATCTGTAAGTGAATATAACTCAGCAATGTTTAGAATtagctcaaaattaaaattatgtggTGAAAAAATTACTGATGAAGATATGTTGGAAAAAACATATTCTACCTTTCATGCATCTAACATGCTCCTGCAGCAGCAATATAGAGAGAAAGGTTTTAAGAAATATTCTGAGTTGATTACACGTCTTCTGGTGGCTGAGCAAAATAACGAGCTTTTGATGAAAAATCATGAGATCCGTCCAACTGGTGCTAGTCCAATCTCTGAAGTGAATGAGATAACTAGTAAAAATGATAAACGCCAGCACAGACAAAAATTTCATCATGGTCGTGGTCGTGGTCGTGGTCATGGTCGTAGATACAGAAATGATCGATCTCAAGATAATCATGATGGttataataaaagaaacacaacaacTCACCAGAAGTGGGTTAATAATAATGTTCACCAAAAGTGGACAAATGACAATGGTAAAAGGGTTCAAAGTGGACAAGATAATGacgaaaaaaaatcagaaaattcGTGTTATGGATATGGCATGAAAGGGCATTGGTCACGTACTTGTCGTACGCCAAAATACTTTATTGATCTCTACCAAACCTCTTTAAAGGGCAAGGCAAAAGATATAGAGACCAATGTTGTCTTTCAAGACAATAACACAATTGTTGGTCTTTCTATGACAACACATTTGGATGTTTCTGATTTCTTTGCAGATCCTGATGGAGGGATAGACAATTTGACTGGAAATGAAGATATTTATGGAAATgtctaa